One window from the genome of Eleginops maclovinus isolate JMC-PN-2008 ecotype Puerto Natales chromosome 15, JC_Emac_rtc_rv5, whole genome shotgun sequence encodes:
- the pcare2 gene encoding uncharacterized protein pcare2 has protein sequence MGSSPSKGKLFSKTGNSGPQPDLLDEAQKEGVDSRPAEEKSQCFKTDEKENELPLPIEEPHTKEIDCSQLACDTEVAQNIEDIKEKEVNVRPLGIVEEVVQTDTYKTTEKVKKNKGRRRSTKKHRKTSFVQTKVDFPPHMVRAHVAAYAFLNPNISKYETLLGLLDQAAQTQLSLQPPMSALVLRFEEINQALEEMAEEGELMLKEHGDNMALQSGMMGPTVMPAKPKNYTGNPPNPPPDLLQQLLQHSTEKMRLVGGSVHALGDTTLEEAVEYFTSLSKLLVGKLQTKQAAEQRLSQVLARVEEAAMRKYNPEELSLHSEDSGIGGENESLTSERYHRQRGSAGAGSCGSGFNNRGAFDFLPSNLPNLKDYNEDGEDDEEDDEDEEFEDDEGDRPERKRSNSSPPDPSQALFYTFAKYMKDWQPAGKRPLTAAAASEYTSSILSVDFMMELQNSRGNLDQQMKKMAEFRGKKELAGPHYNLYKNGQRRHSISGSSGAQKGPFRTNQSPGSSKMLAPQPPKHQSVRKLINTFSQGVDGRPGQSLANVPSHIRSHRRVRIPQSSDMVNGNDGGFVINGNNNNNSWPESKDDLDEDNLPPPPPEVLWDNSFQRDDGILGNKEGSQEDSSLNLPIINQKTGVSQRLKASIQNVEVLPNRVSARSRAITILPALAARRDAVMGAQDADKQPETWNRCESTELYEGEISSYRLPVTAPPVSRVRLPPSCPSVCHKFPRPPAFRPQSTSRPSSPVEVTRATDNNTEDIIPSVSFRDARSVFLQKESQNSQTCITSGGTILPKLWEESSRGRFSTRGIDNSNRRTQSERRPTSHSELSNGSSSTATQAKGTVPTK, from the coding sequence ATGGGCTCCTCTCCATCCAAAGGAAAGTTATTTTCTAAGACAGGAAATTCTGGACCTCAACCAGATTTGCTAGATGAGGCACAGAAGGAGGGTGTTGATTCTAGACCTGCAGAGGAAAAGAGTCAATGTTTCAAAACTGAcgagaaagaaaatgaacttCCTCTACCCATTGAAGAACCTCATACAAAAGAGATTGATTGTTCTCAGCTGGCCTGCGACACAGAGGTTGCCCAAAACATAGAGGACATCAAAGAAAAAGAGGTGAATGTGAGGCCCCTGGGAATAGTCGAGGAGGTTGTACAAACAGATACAtataaaacaacagagaaagTAAAGAAGAATAAAGGCAGGAGAAGGTCTACTAAAAAGCACAGAAAAACGTCTTTTGTCCAGACAAAGGTTGACTTCCCTCCACACATGGTGAGGGCTCACGTGGCAGCCTATGCCTTTCTGAATCCGAACATCTCCAAATATGAGACCCTGTTGGGCCTGCTGGACCAGGCCGCGCAGACACAGCTATCCCTGCAGCCCCCGATGTCCGCTTTGGTGTTGCGCTTCGAGGAGATCAACCAGGCTCTAGAAGAAATGGCGGAGGAGGGGGAGCTCATGTTGAAAGAGCACGGGGACAACATGGCCTTGCAATCTGGGATGATGGGCCCCACTGTTATGCCAGCTAAACCAAAAAATTACACAGGCAATCCCCCCAACCCACCTCCAGATCTGTTACAGCAACTGCTCCAGCATTCAACAGAGAAAATGAGGCTTGTGGGGGGCTCAGTCCACGCTCTTGGTGACACCACCCTTGAGGAGGCGGTAGAGTATTTTACTTCTCTCTCTAAACTGCTGGTTGGGAAGCTGCAGACCAAgcaagcagcagagcagaggttGTCTCAAGTGCTGGCTCGAGTGGAGGAAGCTGCCATGAGGAAGTATAACCCAGAGGAGTTGTCACTGCACAGTGAGGACAGTGGGATTGGGGGAGAAAATGAGAGTCTGACGTCTGAGAGGTACCACCGGCAGCGTGGGAGTGCTGGAGCTGGAAGTTGTGGATCTGGATTCAACAATCGAGGTGCATTTGATTTTTTGCCCAGCAATTTACCCAATCTTAAAGACTACAATGAAGATGGTGAAGATGACGAGGAGGACGATGAGGATGAAGAGTTTGAGGATGATGAAGGTGATAGGCCTGAAAGGAAAAGATCAAACTCTTCCCCACCAGATCCCAGTCAAGCTTTATTTTACACGTTTGCAAAGTACATGAAGGATTGGCAGCCTGCAGGGAAACGACCTCTGACTGCTGCGGCTGCTTCTGAATACACATCATCCATCTTGAGTGTAGACTTTATGATGGAACTACAAAACAGCCGGGGGAACTTGGatcaacaaatgaaaaagatgGCTGAATTCCGAGGAAAGAAGGAGTTAGCAGGTCCTCATTACAACCTGTATAAAAATGGACAAAGACGGCATTCAATAAGTGGATCGTCAGGTGCACAAAAAGGCCCTTTCAGAACAAATCAATCACCTGGTTCCTCAAAAATGTTAGCACCCCAACCACCAAAGCACCAATCGGTCAGAAAGTTGATAAATACCTTTAGCCAAGGGGTGGATGGTAGACCAGGGCAAAGCCTTGCAAATGTCCCATCTCATATCAGGAGCCACAGGAGAGTTCGGATCCCTCAATCATCTGACATGGTAAATGGTAATGATGGGGGGTTTGTCATCAATggcaacaataacaacaacagctggCCTGAAAGCAAGGATGACCTGGATGAGGACAACCTACCACCTCCGCCCCCAGAGGTTTTGTGGGACAATTCCTTCCAGAGAGATGATGGCATACTAGGAAATAAGGAAGGGTCACAGGAAGATTCGTCTCTAAATCTCCCAATAATAAACCAAAAGACGGGAGTGTCCCAGCGCCTCAAGGCATCCATTCAGAATGTGGAAGTGCTGCCAAACCGAGTCAGCGCCAGGTCAAGAGCGATCACTATCTTGCCTGCCCTTGCTGCAAGACGGGATGCTGTTATGGGGGCACAAGATGCAGATAAGCAACCAGAAACGTGGAACAGATGTGAAAGTACTGAACTCTATGAAGGCGAGATAAGCTCCTACAGACTGCCTGTGACAGCACCACCTGTGTCTAGAGTGCGCCTACCGCCATCTTGTCCTTCTGTGTGCCACAAATTTCCAAGGCCTCCTGCTTTTAGACCTCAGTCCACCTCTCGCCCAAGTTCTCCAGTAGAAGTGACACGTGCCACAGATAACAACACTGAAGACATCATTCCGTCTGTGTCCTTCCGCGATGCCCGCTCAGTCTTCCTACAAAAAGAATCACAAAACTCACAGACCTGCATCACATCTGGAGGTACTATACTCCCCAAACTCTGGGAAGAGAGCTCCCGAGGCCGGTTTTCCACAAGAGGGATAGACAATTCTAACCGTCGCACCCAATCAGAACGGAGGCCAACTTCCCATTCAGAGCTTTCCAATGGCAGCTCCTCAACCGCTACCCAGGCTAAGGGGACTGTTCCGACCaaataa